A segment of the Carya illinoinensis cultivar Pawnee chromosome 1, C.illinoinensisPawnee_v1, whole genome shotgun sequence genome:
ATTCCGATGGTTTGGGATTTGTGAATGCTAGTATCAGCCGAGTGGAAGACTCTCGGATACATAATGCCTTTTTGAATGGGTTGGAGATTCTGGAGGTAGTGAACCAATCAGGTTTCACTCCTCCTAGGGAAATTGAAGTAGGGAAAAAGAAACTCTCCCCTGCTATAATTGGTCCTGCATGTAGTGGGGCTTTTTTCATTTTGGTAATATTGGTGGTGTTGGGTTTGAAATTGAGGAAATCAGGGCATGATCATATTTTGGAAGTGCCTCTGTATGGAGGGTTTAGTTCGCACAACAGGTTGACTCAAAGAGGTCCTAATGCTTCCCTTGCTCCTAGTCTAAACCTTAGTTTAAGGATACCCTTTTCTGATATACTGAGTGCAACGAAGAACTTCAATGCAAAGCTATTGATTGGTGAGGGTGGATTCGGAAAAGTCTATGAAGGAACTCTTAAAAATGGTACTTTTAAAAATGGTACCAAAGTGGCTGTGAAACGAAGTGATCCAGGACATGGGCAGGGTTGGGAGGAATTCCAAACGGAGATCATGGTGTTGTCTCAGATTCGTTACCGCcatcttgtttctttgattggATATTGCGATGAATGGCATGAGATGATATTGGTTTACGAGTTTATGGAAAAGGGGACTCTGAGAGATCACCTCTATCATTCAGATGACAATTATGAGAGATCAACTTCAGTGTCTGAATTATCTTGGGAGCAAAGACTAGAAATCTGCATCGGTGCGGCAAAAGGTCTACACTATCTACACACTGGTCAGGCTGGAGGAATCATTCACCGTGACGTGAAGTCAACAAACATCCTGCTCGATGAACATTATGTGGCTAAAGTTGCTGACTTTGGCCTTTCGAAATCCGGCCTTCCCGATCCAGACAACTTCACCATGGGTGTAAAAGGTAGCTTTGGTTATCTTGATCCAGAATACCTTACAACCCTACAATTGACAGAGAAATCTGATGTATACTCATTTGGAGTTGTACTTCTTGAAGTTCTCTGTGCCAGACCGGCTATTATACAGTCATCTCAGTTGGATGAGGTGAACTTAGCAGAGTGGGGGATGCTGTGGCAAAAGAAAGACCAACTCGAGAACATTATCGATCCAATACTTGTTGGTAAAATTAAACCTAGTTCATTGAGAATATTTGGTGTTATTGTAGAAAAGTGTTTGAAGGCATTTAGTATTGAGAGGCCGACTATGCACGATGTGTTGTATGACCTAAATTATGCACTGCGGCTTCAACAAACTGGAATGCCTAGAGAGCCATTTGAGGATAGCACGACGACTACCATAACTTCATTGGAGTTGCAGCTTCCAGTCGTTTTGAACTTTCCTGTTCATGAAGACGATGGTGCACCCATTGGAGGGGATGATAGTTCTGATATAGAGATAAGTGAAGTCTAACCACTTGTTTGGGTAAGTACTGTCTGGTTTGTATTAGCACCTgaattaattgtaatatttaattatcgTTTTAAGAATAGACTTTTATTAATAGTTATCAAATCTAGTGTTCCTTGCATTACTTAAATTTTTATTGCCATGAATTTTGTAATACGCTTTAATTTGcagttttgtgtttaaattctAGATAGATGCCACAATATGACGTCTTGaaacacaaaaagaagaagattgaaACTATAGATATCATCATTCTATAATCTAATGTATCACATctaactaaatttatttttataaaattgcaTATTTATCTTATGATTatcatatatgaaaaaaaaaaggttatatgAAGAGAGACTTCCGCGTCtgatcttcttttatttttatttttttattttaatttattttgactgGAATGCTCATCttacttttccttttcttcatttttttcatattacttTTTCATAAAGCTGGAACCCGTCCAATATTTCAGCATTGGTGTGGCCCTCCATTTGAAATCAATTATTGACGTACGGGGATTAACTCGgaagtatatatgtatatatatagagtccTACTCATTCTTCTTACGTCACAaattatacttaattttttatatttcttatattttttaataatttatttatcgtTCTTatacactatatttattttattttattttattttttataataaatatgtagtatatgaataataaataagataattattttaataaaaataaaatagaataaaaaataataattaataaaaaaataattttaaagtggaATGATAGCATCGTGCTGAAAGTCATATTCCACGCAACTTATAAAAGTGCACGATTAGTGGAGATTACTGTACGTTCGAGCATTCAACATCAAGACTGAATTGCAATAAAAAGTAATGGTCAACATCAACTTTATCCCCTATCTTTTAGCTTTCCTTTTTTCCATTTTGATTTGGGCATACGTGATTCAAGATTCATGTACTCCCTTATATACGTTGCTTTTGGGTGCGTGGTCATGAGACATCAGCTTTATATATTCAAATCCTCAGCTGCACTTAACTCTCATTTAGAGGAAAGAAGTAATAACTACCATGTTACAAAAAGTATTGCTACGTTGACAAAAATAAATCTCagatatcaattttttaaaaataaatatgtgaaACTTTTAcatcttaaaaattatataaatagaacTTTAAAATTGTGGTATGAAAttggtaatttaatttattatattttgaaggTCAATTATTTGTAGCGTACCTAACAGCAAACTCTTTATGGTATGAGCACTCGTCACTTCAAAATAGTGTTCGAAACATGCCTCAaaattcttacttttttttgtcAGTATTGTCAACATGATTCgtttcctctcttctttttaCCGTTTTGTTTTTAGCTTGGAAATGCGCTTCGAAGTGACATCGAATAAATACTTTAGCATTGCTGTGGGCCTGTGGCCCCCTGTGAAATGAATTATTGATGAGGAAATTAGCGGGTCACATCTCTTGACTCAGTTTGTTTTGAGCGTGTTTCACGTCACCACACACACCCAATCACTTagcaactaaaaaataaatgagatttgGAGGTTTGTGAAAACATCTTAGGCATCTTGTCAGTGaaaataataaagatttcaCTAATCATAAAAGAAGATGGACCCTGCtgtcacactttttttttttctctttttattgatATTGGAAATTGGGAAGGGATCGAACTCAAGACTATTTTTGAGATTGGGTCTGTCATACTGAGTGATATAAATAGTCCTTAATATCTTTTGTTTGATGTGATAACTTCGTAATCGCatattttaaattcaagtt
Coding sequences within it:
- the LOC122304977 gene encoding probable receptor-like protein kinase At2g23200 isoform X2; translated protein: MEVLPSHKLLFRLCLFISLRISSLLVLSSAYSPPDNYFINCGAHSNTTVDSRVFVDDRDFLLGKGETVKNSNSSTSSSPLYQTAIIFKHPSLYRFDINQDGTYIVRLHFFVFLSHTDMSVARFNVSVSGLARFNVSVSGLSLLMNYSFRNVASSPKIEEFLLTIPKGEFKIYFIPYETSSAFVNAIEVFLGPESFIPDEAPYITSQGAKSNYSRLSSKVLHKVHRIDVGADSTSQPDELWRNWDPDNDYLQSPKNETSDKYKDETPNYLPERITKYIAPTFVYQTAKQFKDSSSNSSFPKITWSFPVNKNSKNFLRVHFSDIVSATPNDLWFNLSINRNFSLEINPYNITERMGVVPFYIDFVVDSDGLGFVNASISRVEDSRIHNAFLNGLEILEVVNQSGFTPPREIEVGKKKLSPAIIGPACSGAFFILVILVVLGLKLRKSGHDHILEVPLYGGFSSHNRLTQRGPNASLAPSLNLSLRIPFSDILSATKNFNAKLLIGEGGFGKVYEGTLKNGTFKNGTKVAVKRSDPGHGQGWEEFQTEIMVLSQIRYRHLVSLIGYCDEWHEMILVYEFMEKGTLRDHLYHSDDNYERSTSVSELSWEQRLEICIGAAKGLHYLHTGQAGGIIHRDVKSTNILLDEHYVAKVADFGLSKSGLPDPDNFTMGVKGSFGYLDPEYLTTLQLTEKSDVYSFGVVLLEVLCARPAIIQSSQLDEVNLAEWGMLWQKKDQLENIIDPILVASTNWNA
- the LOC122304977 gene encoding probable receptor-like protein kinase At2g23200 isoform X1, giving the protein MEVLPSHKLLFRLCLFISLRISSLLVLSSAYSPPDNYFINCGAHSNTTVDSRVFVDDRDFLLGKGETVKNSNSSTSSSPLYQTAIIFKHPSLYRFDINQDGTYIVRLHFFVFLSHTDMSVARFNVSVSGLARFNVSVSGLSLLMNYSFRNVASSPKIEEFLLTIPKGEFKIYFIPYETSSAFVNAIEVFLGPESFIPDEAPYITSQGAKSNYSRLSSKVLHKVHRIDVGADSTSQPDELWRNWDPDNDYLQSPKNETSDKYKDETPNYLPERITKYIAPTFVYQTAKQFKDSSSNSSFPKITWSFPVNKNSKNFLRVHFSDIVSATPNDLWFNLSINRNFSLEINPYNITERMGVVPFYIDFVVDSDGLGFVNASISRVEDSRIHNAFLNGLEILEVVNQSGFTPPREIEVGKKKLSPAIIGPACSGAFFILVILVVLGLKLRKSGHDHILEVPLYGGFSSHNRLTQRGPNASLAPSLNLSLRIPFSDILSATKNFNAKLLIGEGGFGKVYEGTLKNGTFKNGTKVAVKRSDPGHGQGWEEFQTEIMVLSQIRYRHLVSLIGYCDEWHEMILVYEFMEKGTLRDHLYHSDDNYERSTSVSELSWEQRLEICIGAAKGLHYLHTGQAGGIIHRDVKSTNILLDEHYVAKVADFGLSKSGLPDPDNFTMGVKGSFGYLDPEYLTTLQLTEKSDVYSFGVVLLEVLCARPAIIQSSQLDEVNLAEWGMLWQKKDQLENIIDPILVGKIKPSSLRIFGVIVEKCLKAFSIERPTMHDVLYDLNYALRLQQTGMPREPFEDSTTTTITSLELQLPVVLNFPVHEDDGAPIGGDDSSDIEISEV